In one window of Acidovorax sp. HDW3 DNA:
- the norR gene encoding nitric oxide reductase transcriptional regulator NorR: MNTLVDPDLLAELSQDLAPAERLQRLVGQLRTRFHCGAVVLLRLEESFLRPVAIDGLVGEALGRRFAVHQHPRLAALLAQREVLCFDKDSQLPDPYDGLLDALPGAPLPVHDCMGVALWLDARPWGVLTLDALRTGTFGPAERRALAHCALLVQAAVRMAQRDGEISQLRLAPSARASSADTPLPLAGDAEIVGQSPALTQLLHELRVVAGSELPVLLLGETGVGKELFARWLHRHSPRSDKPLVHVNCAALPESLAESELFGHARGAFSGALAERPGRFEAADGGTLFLDEVGELPLAVQAKLLRTLQNGEIQRLGADQPRHVDVRILAATNRRLREQVAAGSFRADLYHRLSVYPVPIPPLRERGSDVLLLAGRFLELNRARLGLRSLRLAPAAQEALARYRWPGNVRELEHVISRAALKALSQGAHPGDIVTLESALLDLDTGPSPPSSPINPSHRASPTAAAPSLHQAVQACQRQHIHAALAQHQGNWAQAARSLGLDASNLHKLAKRLGLKETLSKQ; encoded by the coding sequence ATGAATACCCTTGTCGATCCCGACCTGCTGGCCGAGCTGTCCCAAGACCTGGCCCCGGCTGAGCGCCTGCAGCGCCTGGTGGGCCAGCTGCGCACGCGTTTTCACTGCGGCGCGGTGGTGCTGCTGCGGCTGGAAGAATCGTTTTTGCGCCCCGTGGCCATCGACGGCCTGGTGGGCGAGGCCCTGGGGCGGCGCTTTGCCGTGCACCAGCACCCACGCCTGGCGGCCCTGCTGGCGCAGCGCGAGGTGCTGTGCTTTGACAAGGACAGCCAGCTGCCCGACCCCTACGACGGCCTGCTCGACGCCCTGCCCGGCGCGCCGCTGCCGGTGCACGACTGCATGGGCGTGGCGCTGTGGCTGGACGCGCGCCCCTGGGGCGTGCTCACGCTCGACGCCCTGCGCACCGGCACCTTCGGCCCGGCCGAGCGCCGCGCGCTGGCGCACTGCGCCCTGCTGGTGCAGGCGGCGGTGCGCATGGCGCAGCGCGATGGCGAGATCAGCCAGCTGCGCCTGGCGCCGAGCGCGCGCGCCAGCAGCGCCGACACGCCCCTGCCGCTGGCGGGCGACGCCGAGATCGTCGGCCAAAGCCCGGCCCTCACGCAGCTGCTGCACGAGCTGCGCGTGGTCGCCGGCTCCGAACTGCCGGTGCTGCTGCTGGGCGAGACCGGCGTGGGCAAGGAGCTGTTTGCGCGCTGGCTGCACCGCCATTCGCCGCGCTCAGACAAGCCCCTGGTGCACGTCAACTGCGCCGCCCTGCCCGAGTCGCTGGCCGAGAGCGAGCTCTTTGGCCACGCACGCGGCGCTTTTTCTGGCGCGCTGGCCGAGCGCCCGGGGCGCTTCGAGGCCGCCGATGGCGGCACTTTGTTCCTCGACGAAGTCGGCGAGCTGCCGCTGGCGGTGCAGGCCAAGCTGCTGCGCACGCTGCAAAACGGCGAAATCCAGCGCCTGGGCGCCGACCAGCCCCGGCATGTGGACGTGCGCATCCTCGCCGCCACCAACCGGCGCCTGCGCGAGCAGGTGGCCGCCGGCAGCTTTCGCGCCGACTTGTACCACCGCCTCTCGGTCTACCCGGTGCCGATCCCGCCGCTGCGCGAGCGCGGCAGCGACGTGCTGCTGCTCGCCGGGCGCTTTCTGGAGCTCAACCGCGCCCGCCTGGGCCTGCGCAGCCTGCGCCTGGCGCCGGCGGCGCAGGAGGCGCTGGCGCGCTACCGCTGGCCGGGCAATGTGCGCGAGCTCGAACACGTCATCAGCCGCGCCGCGCTCAAGGCCCTGAGCCAGGGCGCACACCCGGGCGACATCGTCACCCTCGAGTCCGCCTTGCTCGATCTCGACACCGGGCCCAGCCCCCCCAGCAGCCCGATCAACCCCAGCCACCGCGCCAGCCCCACCGCTGCCGCCCCCAGCCTGCACCAGGCCGTGCAAGCCTGTCAGCGCCAGCACATCCACGCCGCCCTGGCGCAGCACCAGGGCAACTGGGCGCAGGCCGCGCGCAGCCTGGGGCTGGACGCGAGCAATCTGCACAAGCTCGCCAAGCGCCTGGGGCTGAAAGAAACACTATCAAAACAATAG
- the nrdD gene encoding anaerobic ribonucleoside-triphosphate reductase has protein sequence MNALSTVETTALAAADVQLQDSERQPCEVWTRVMGYHRPVASFNTGKQGEHNERQFFSEATC, from the coding sequence ATGAACGCCCTGAGCACCGTTGAAACCACCGCCCTGGCCGCTGCCGACGTGCAGCTGCAAGACAGCGAGCGCCAGCCCTGTGAAGTCTGGACCCGCGTCATGGGCTACCACCGCCCGGTCGCCAGCTTCAACACCGGCAAGCAGGGCGAGCACAACGAGCGCCAGTTTTTC
- a CDS encoding hemerythrin domain-containing protein, translating into MNIDKFKHQHLDILARIDHLRTLTRAGVIANAGALAQGIVAISAVIKLHLSVEDQALYPALQRSDDAGLARLGQRFQHDMGPIAAAFDAFARRWNTAARLCADEAGFRRDANDVLRRVYERMKHEDRDFYPRIEAAQETAAAQP; encoded by the coding sequence ATGAACATCGACAAATTCAAGCACCAACACCTGGACATCCTCGCGCGCATCGACCATTTGCGCACCCTCACCCGCGCGGGCGTGATTGCCAACGCCGGGGCGTTGGCACAGGGCATCGTGGCCATCAGTGCTGTCATCAAGCTGCACCTCTCGGTGGAAGACCAGGCGCTGTACCCGGCGCTGCAGCGCAGCGACGACGCGGGCCTGGCGCGCCTGGGCCAGCGTTTTCAGCACGATATGGGGCCGATTGCCGCTGCCTTTGATGCCTTTGCCCGGCGCTGGAACACGGCCGCGCGCCTGTGTGCCGACGAGGCAGGCTTTCGCCGCGACGCCAACGACGTGCTGCGCCGCGTGTACGAGCGCATGAAGCACGAAGACCGGGACTTTTACCCCCGCATTGAAGCGGCACAGGAAACCGCCGCCGCCCAGCCCTAA
- a CDS encoding ribonucleoside triphosphate reductase, translating to MSTPVATLPRDVIDRDGARAAFDAERIASAIARAGAATGEFGVDEAQLLTAQVTKVLGHRFHGQAPTIEQIQDVVEQTLIAANHLQTARAYIAYRERHATLRADRQTLVHVESSINEYLSRADWRVNANANQGYSLGGLILNVAGKVTANYWLSHVYAPEIGEAHRSGDIHIHDLDMLSGYCAGWSLRTLLHEGLNGVPGKVEAGPAKHMSSAVGQIVNFLGTLQNEWAGAQAFSSFDTYMAPFVRKDGMDYAAVRQCMQELIYNLNVPSRWGTQTPFTNLTFDWTCPEDLREQVPVIGGVEMPFCYGELQAEMDLINRAYIDVMTTGDAKGRVFTFPIPTYNITPDFPWESENAAALFEMTAKYGLPYFQNFINSELSPNMVRSMCCRLQLDLRELLKRGNGLFGSAEQTGSLGVVTVNCARLGFLHAGDEAALLAALDRLLELGKQSLEVKRKLIQGLMDQGLFPYTKRYLGTLRNHFSTLGVNGINEMVRNFTKGEQDITSDWGHQFALRLLDHVRARIVTFQEETGHLYNLEATPAEGTTYRFAKEDKKRWPAILQAGSEAQPYYTNSSQLPVGFTDDPFEALQRQEQLQSKYTGGTVLHLYMGERISSGAACRELVKRALSNFRLPYITITPTFSICPTHGYLEGEHKFCPKCDEERLAEKRRKIAA from the coding sequence ATGTCCACCCCCGTCGCCACCTTGCCCCGTGACGTCATTGACCGCGATGGCGCGCGCGCCGCGTTCGATGCCGAGCGCATCGCCTCGGCCATCGCCCGCGCCGGCGCGGCCACCGGCGAGTTTGGCGTGGACGAGGCGCAGCTGCTCACCGCCCAGGTCACCAAGGTGCTGGGCCACCGTTTTCACGGCCAGGCGCCGACCATCGAGCAGATCCAGGACGTGGTCGAGCAGACGCTGATCGCCGCCAACCACCTGCAAACCGCCCGCGCCTACATCGCCTACCGCGAGCGCCACGCCACCTTGCGCGCCGACCGGCAGACGCTGGTGCATGTGGAGTCCTCCATCAATGAATACCTCTCGCGTGCCGACTGGCGTGTGAACGCCAACGCCAACCAGGGCTATTCGCTGGGCGGCCTGATCCTGAACGTGGCCGGCAAGGTCACGGCCAACTACTGGCTGTCGCATGTGTACGCGCCCGAGATCGGCGAGGCGCACCGAAGCGGCGACATCCACATCCACGACCTGGACATGCTCAGCGGCTACTGCGCCGGCTGGTCGCTGCGCACGCTGTTGCACGAGGGGCTCAACGGCGTACCCGGCAAGGTGGAAGCCGGCCCGGCCAAGCACATGAGCTCGGCCGTGGGGCAGATCGTGAACTTTCTCGGCACGCTGCAAAACGAGTGGGCGGGCGCACAGGCGTTCTCCTCGTTCGACACCTACATGGCGCCCTTTGTGCGCAAGGACGGCATGGACTACGCCGCCGTGCGCCAATGTATGCAGGAGTTGATCTACAACCTGAACGTGCCCTCGCGCTGGGGCACGCAGACGCCGTTCACCAACCTGACCTTCGACTGGACCTGCCCCGAGGACCTGCGCGAGCAGGTGCCGGTGATTGGCGGCGTGGAAATGCCGTTTTGCTACGGCGAGCTGCAGGCCGAGATGGACCTCATCAACCGTGCCTACATCGACGTGATGACCACGGGCGACGCCAAGGGCCGGGTGTTCACCTTCCCCATCCCCACCTACAACATCACGCCCGACTTCCCGTGGGAGAGCGAGAACGCCGCCGCGCTGTTCGAGATGACGGCCAAGTACGGCCTGCCCTACTTCCAGAACTTCATCAACTCGGAGCTGTCGCCCAACATGGTGCGCTCCATGTGCTGCCGCCTGCAGCTCGATTTGCGCGAGCTCTTGAAGCGCGGCAACGGCCTGTTCGGCAGCGCCGAGCAGACCGGCAGCCTGGGCGTGGTCACCGTCAACTGCGCGCGCCTGGGGTTTTTGCACGCGGGCGACGAGGCCGCGCTGCTGGCCGCGCTCGACCGCCTGCTCGAACTGGGCAAGCAAAGCCTGGAGGTCAAGCGCAAGCTCATCCAGGGCCTGATGGACCAGGGATTGTTCCCCTACACCAAACGGTATCTGGGCACGCTGCGCAACCACTTCAGCACCCTGGGCGTGAACGGCATCAACGAGATGGTGCGCAACTTCACCAAGGGCGAGCAGGACATCACCAGCGACTGGGGCCACCAGTTTGCCCTGCGCCTGCTGGACCATGTGCGCGCGCGCATCGTCACCTTTCAGGAAGAAACCGGCCACCTCTACAACCTGGAGGCCACGCCCGCCGAGGGCACGACCTACCGCTTTGCCAAAGAGGACAAAAAGCGCTGGCCCGCCATCCTGCAGGCCGGCAGCGAGGCCCAGCCCTACTACACCAACAGTTCGCAGCTGCCCGTGGGCTTTACCGACGACCCCTTCGAGGCGCTGCAGCGCCAGGAGCAGCTGCAGTCCAAGTACACCGGCGGCACCGTGCTGCACCTGTACATGGGCGAGCGCATCAGCAGCGGCGCCGCCTGCCGCGAGCTGGTCAAGCGCGCCTTGAGCAACTTCCGTCTGCCCTACATCACCATCACGCCCACCTTCTCCATCTGCCCCACGCACGGCTACCTGGAAGGCGAGCACAAGTTCTGCCCGAAGTGCGACGAGGAGCGCCTGGCAGAAAAGCGCCGCAAGATTGCGGCATAA